The Brassica napus cultivar Da-Ae chromosome C7, Da-Ae, whole genome shotgun sequence genome has a segment encoding these proteins:
- the LOC106407346 gene encoding tRNA pseudouridine synthase Pus10 isoform X2, with the protein MSDESKPTPGGLLNEAARSLHPSAVKDLLSLGVCERCILRLVTVTATFDSDLATVSSSTLRGWLGSGVEEAASPEPSICIVCLGVLQFVFSDAKQTLVKSDHVAWITDLVKQQGHEFDSFVLEVSLPSTISENERAVLLYLKGKYSDEAWLQSEKVSVKDALKVLVLDPLRASLGAKSDSSSFHIRLTYSQASDEAQGLSETKHERKKRKTDFSSAIFHVFYADEENGSNCMSENPFKKVSEPCILSVHCNKMPIFFGGRYFKYSRNVSQSRWIIDDERMGEASVEEIIGGSILPACLGDSYKFHAAGREDIDVRMLGSGRPFLIEVQNSRKCPSQQSLTEIEEKINNSEKKLVGVKDLKFIGSECWAMMREGEAEKQKQYAALVWISRPLEEEDCNSVSSMKELKILQKTPIRVLHRRSQLERERTIHWMKVEKIKGNAHYFLLHLCTQAGTYIKEFVHGDLGRTTPSMGSILGCRAEIIQLDVTDVKMGDS; encoded by the exons ATGTCCGACGAATCAAAACCCACGCCCGGCGGTTTGCTCAACGAAGCAGCTCGATCTCTTCATCCCAGTGCTGTGAAAGATCTGCTATCTCTCGGG GTCTGCGAGAGATGTATTCTCCGATTGGTAACCGTCACGGCGACTTTCGATTCCGATTTGGCGACAGTGTCGTCATCAACTCTTCGGGGCTGGCTAGGCTCCGGAGTCGAGGAAGCTGCGTCACCGGAGCCGAGCATCTGCATTGTTTGTTTAGGTGTATTGCAGTTCGTTTTCTCCGATGCCAAACAGACGCTGGTGAAATCGGATCACGTCGCATGGATCACGGACTTGGTGAAGCAGCAAGGTCACGAGTTCGATTCCTTTGTCCTTGAAGTCTCTTTGCCATCGACTATCTCGGAGAATGAGCGTGCTGTCTT GTTATACCTTAAAGGAAAGTATAGCGATGAAGCTTGGCTGCAGAGTGAAAAAGTTTCTGTAAAGGATGCACTGAAAGTTTTAGTCTTGGATCCACTTAGAGCTTCTTTG GGCGCTAAATCAGATTCAAGCTCTTTTCACATCCGTTTGACATACTCTCAGGCATCAGATGAGGCTCAAGGCTTGTCTGAAACAAAGcatgaaagaaagaagaggaaaacAG ATTTTTCAAGTGCTATATTTCATGTATTTTATGCAGACGAAGAGAATGGATCAAACTGTATGTCCGAGAATCCGTTTAAAAAG GTTTCTGAACCATGCATCTTGTCAGTTCATTGCAACAAGATGCCTATCTTTTTTGGTGGCAGATACTTTAAG TACTCCAGAAATGTGAGTCAATCAAGATGGATTATTGATGATGAAAGAATGGGTGAAGCGTCTGTTGAG gagaTAATTGGTGGAAGTATTCTTCCAGCATGCCTCGGGGATTCCTACAAGTTCCATGCTGCTGGCAGAGAAGATATTGAT GTACGGATGTTGGGATCAGGTAGACCTTTCTTAATCGAGGTTCAGAACTCCCGCAAATGTCCATCTCAGCAATCGTTGACGGAAATTgaagaaaagataaacaattCAGAGAAAAAACTA GTTGGAGTTAAAGATCTTAAATTCATCGGAAGTGAGTGTTGGGCAATGATGCGTGAAGGAGAAGCAGAGAAACAG AAGCAATATGCTGCACTTGTATGGATTTCTCGTCCACTTGAAGAGGAAGATTGCAACTCAGTTTCTTCCATGAAAGAATTG AAAATCTTGCAGAAGACACCAATAAGAGTGCTTCACCGACGAAGTCAACTGGAACGTGAAAGGACTATACACTG GATGAAAGTCGAAAAGATAAAAGGAAACGCTCACTACTTTCTATTGCATCTATGCACTCAG GCTGGAACATACATCAAAGAGTTTGTTCATGGAGATCTTGGTCGTACCACTCCCAG CATGGGATCAATTTTAGGTTGCAGGGCGGAGATTATTCAACTAGATGTGACTGATGTGAAAATGGGCGATTCTTGA
- the LOC106407898 gene encoding uncharacterized protein LOC106407898 — translation MASSAPQGSIDPLTGKDPAKALTAVASGFFENVKKNKQSFFQFAAMTGILLLSFRSVSQKYRIHDLEEDTAVLKKESDTLTDRMSKIKSELLHQASIDSSGVFAARLRLLFGEDKK, via the coding sequence ATGGCTTCGTCTGCACCGCAGGGATCTATTGATCCTCTCACCGGTAAAGATCCGGCGAAAGCGTTGACCGCCGTAGCGTCTGGATTTTTCGAGAATGTGAAGAAAAACAAGCAAAGCTTCTTCCAGTTCGCCGCCATGACTGGGATCTTGCTTCTGAGCTTCCGATCCGTAAGCCAGAAGTACCGAATCCACGATCTGGAGGAAGACACGGCTGTTCTCAAGAAGGAGAGCGATACTTTGACGGATCGTATGAGTAAAATCAAGAGCGAGCTTCTGCATCAAGCGTCCATCGACTCTTCCGGCGTCTTTGCTGCTCGACTCCGTCTACTTTTCGGCGAGGATAAAAAGTGA
- the LOC106407346 gene encoding tRNA pseudouridine synthase Pus10 isoform X3, producing MSDESKPTPGGLLNEAARSLHPSAVKDLLSLGVCERCILRLVTVTATFDSDLATVSSSTLRGWLGSGVEEAASPEPSICIVCLGVLQFVFSDAKQTLVKSDHVAWITDLVKQQGHEFDSFVLEVSLPSTISENERAVLLYLKGKYSDEAWLQSEKVSVKDALKVLVLDPLRASLGAKSDSSSFHIRLTYSQASDEAQGLSETKHERKKRKTDEENGSNCMSENPFKKVSEPCILSVHCNKMPIFFGGRYFKYSRNVSQSRWIIDDERMGEASVEEIIGGSILPACLGDSYKFHAAGREDIDVRMLGSGRPFLIEVQNSRKCPSQQSLTEIEEKINNSEKKLVGVKDLKFIGSECWAMMREGEAEKQKQYAALVWISRPLEEEDCNSVSSMKELKILQKTPIRVLHRRSQLERERTIHWMKVEKIKGNAHYFLLHLCTQAGTYIKEFVHGDLGRTTPSMGSILGCRAEIIQLDVTDVKMGDS from the exons ATGTCCGACGAATCAAAACCCACGCCCGGCGGTTTGCTCAACGAAGCAGCTCGATCTCTTCATCCCAGTGCTGTGAAAGATCTGCTATCTCTCGGG GTCTGCGAGAGATGTATTCTCCGATTGGTAACCGTCACGGCGACTTTCGATTCCGATTTGGCGACAGTGTCGTCATCAACTCTTCGGGGCTGGCTAGGCTCCGGAGTCGAGGAAGCTGCGTCACCGGAGCCGAGCATCTGCATTGTTTGTTTAGGTGTATTGCAGTTCGTTTTCTCCGATGCCAAACAGACGCTGGTGAAATCGGATCACGTCGCATGGATCACGGACTTGGTGAAGCAGCAAGGTCACGAGTTCGATTCCTTTGTCCTTGAAGTCTCTTTGCCATCGACTATCTCGGAGAATGAGCGTGCTGTCTT GTTATACCTTAAAGGAAAGTATAGCGATGAAGCTTGGCTGCAGAGTGAAAAAGTTTCTGTAAAGGATGCACTGAAAGTTTTAGTCTTGGATCCACTTAGAGCTTCTTTG GGCGCTAAATCAGATTCAAGCTCTTTTCACATCCGTTTGACATACTCTCAGGCATCAGATGAGGCTCAAGGCTTGTCTGAAACAAAGcatgaaagaaagaagaggaaaacAG ACGAAGAGAATGGATCAAACTGTATGTCCGAGAATCCGTTTAAAAAG GTTTCTGAACCATGCATCTTGTCAGTTCATTGCAACAAGATGCCTATCTTTTTTGGTGGCAGATACTTTAAG TACTCCAGAAATGTGAGTCAATCAAGATGGATTATTGATGATGAAAGAATGGGTGAAGCGTCTGTTGAG gagaTAATTGGTGGAAGTATTCTTCCAGCATGCCTCGGGGATTCCTACAAGTTCCATGCTGCTGGCAGAGAAGATATTGAT GTACGGATGTTGGGATCAGGTAGACCTTTCTTAATCGAGGTTCAGAACTCCCGCAAATGTCCATCTCAGCAATCGTTGACGGAAATTgaagaaaagataaacaattCAGAGAAAAAACTA GTTGGAGTTAAAGATCTTAAATTCATCGGAAGTGAGTGTTGGGCAATGATGCGTGAAGGAGAAGCAGAGAAACAG AAGCAATATGCTGCACTTGTATGGATTTCTCGTCCACTTGAAGAGGAAGATTGCAACTCAGTTTCTTCCATGAAAGAATTG AAAATCTTGCAGAAGACACCAATAAGAGTGCTTCACCGACGAAGTCAACTGGAACGTGAAAGGACTATACACTG GATGAAAGTCGAAAAGATAAAAGGAAACGCTCACTACTTTCTATTGCATCTATGCACTCAG GCTGGAACATACATCAAAGAGTTTGTTCATGGAGATCTTGGTCGTACCACTCCCAG CATGGGATCAATTTTAGGTTGCAGGGCGGAGATTATTCAACTAGATGTGACTGATGTGAAAATGGGCGATTCTTGA
- the LOC106407346 gene encoding tRNA pseudouridine synthase Pus10 isoform X1, giving the protein MSDESKPTPGGLLNEAARSLHPSAVKDLLSLGVCERCILRLVTVTATFDSDLATVSSSTLRGWLGSGVEEAASPEPSICIVCLGVLQFVFSDAKQTLVKSDHVAWITDLVKQQGHEFDSFVLEVSLPSTISENERAVLLYLKGKYSDEAWLQSEKVSVKDALKVLVLDPLRASLGAKSDSSSFHIRLTYSQASDEAQGLSETKHERKKRKTDIPTLADFSSAIFHVFYADEENGSNCMSENPFKKVSEPCILSVHCNKMPIFFGGRYFKYSRNVSQSRWIIDDERMGEASVEEIIGGSILPACLGDSYKFHAAGREDIDVRMLGSGRPFLIEVQNSRKCPSQQSLTEIEEKINNSEKKLVGVKDLKFIGSECWAMMREGEAEKQKQYAALVWISRPLEEEDCNSVSSMKELKILQKTPIRVLHRRSQLERERTIHWMKVEKIKGNAHYFLLHLCTQAGTYIKEFVHGDLGRTTPSMGSILGCRAEIIQLDVTDVKMGDS; this is encoded by the exons ATGTCCGACGAATCAAAACCCACGCCCGGCGGTTTGCTCAACGAAGCAGCTCGATCTCTTCATCCCAGTGCTGTGAAAGATCTGCTATCTCTCGGG GTCTGCGAGAGATGTATTCTCCGATTGGTAACCGTCACGGCGACTTTCGATTCCGATTTGGCGACAGTGTCGTCATCAACTCTTCGGGGCTGGCTAGGCTCCGGAGTCGAGGAAGCTGCGTCACCGGAGCCGAGCATCTGCATTGTTTGTTTAGGTGTATTGCAGTTCGTTTTCTCCGATGCCAAACAGACGCTGGTGAAATCGGATCACGTCGCATGGATCACGGACTTGGTGAAGCAGCAAGGTCACGAGTTCGATTCCTTTGTCCTTGAAGTCTCTTTGCCATCGACTATCTCGGAGAATGAGCGTGCTGTCTT GTTATACCTTAAAGGAAAGTATAGCGATGAAGCTTGGCTGCAGAGTGAAAAAGTTTCTGTAAAGGATGCACTGAAAGTTTTAGTCTTGGATCCACTTAGAGCTTCTTTG GGCGCTAAATCAGATTCAAGCTCTTTTCACATCCGTTTGACATACTCTCAGGCATCAGATGAGGCTCAAGGCTTGTCTGAAACAAAGcatgaaagaaagaagaggaaaacAG ATATCCCAACACTTGCAGATTTTTCAAGTGCTATATTTCATGTATTTTATGCAGACGAAGAGAATGGATCAAACTGTATGTCCGAGAATCCGTTTAAAAAG GTTTCTGAACCATGCATCTTGTCAGTTCATTGCAACAAGATGCCTATCTTTTTTGGTGGCAGATACTTTAAG TACTCCAGAAATGTGAGTCAATCAAGATGGATTATTGATGATGAAAGAATGGGTGAAGCGTCTGTTGAG gagaTAATTGGTGGAAGTATTCTTCCAGCATGCCTCGGGGATTCCTACAAGTTCCATGCTGCTGGCAGAGAAGATATTGAT GTACGGATGTTGGGATCAGGTAGACCTTTCTTAATCGAGGTTCAGAACTCCCGCAAATGTCCATCTCAGCAATCGTTGACGGAAATTgaagaaaagataaacaattCAGAGAAAAAACTA GTTGGAGTTAAAGATCTTAAATTCATCGGAAGTGAGTGTTGGGCAATGATGCGTGAAGGAGAAGCAGAGAAACAG AAGCAATATGCTGCACTTGTATGGATTTCTCGTCCACTTGAAGAGGAAGATTGCAACTCAGTTTCTTCCATGAAAGAATTG AAAATCTTGCAGAAGACACCAATAAGAGTGCTTCACCGACGAAGTCAACTGGAACGTGAAAGGACTATACACTG GATGAAAGTCGAAAAGATAAAAGGAAACGCTCACTACTTTCTATTGCATCTATGCACTCAG GCTGGAACATACATCAAAGAGTTTGTTCATGGAGATCTTGGTCGTACCACTCCCAG CATGGGATCAATTTTAGGTTGCAGGGCGGAGATTATTCAACTAGATGTGACTGATGTGAAAATGGGCGATTCTTGA